The Flavobacterium piscisymbiosum genome includes a region encoding these proteins:
- a CDS encoding FKBP-type peptidyl-prolyl cis-trans isomerase — MKYLLTSLLTLTLFISCSKDDQKDYTAENEKEITDYIAKNKLTAQRTESGLYYVIDVPGTGTQPTAKSNVTVAYRGTFTNGTVFDQSNSDGISFNLYEVIPGWTEGIPFFKTGGSGILLVPSRLAYGNGGREKIPGGAVLIFDVKLIKVNN; from the coding sequence ATGAAATACCTTTTAACTTCATTATTAACGTTAACGCTTTTTATTTCTTGTTCGAAAGATGACCAAAAAGATTATACTGCTGAAAACGAGAAAGAAATCACTGATTACATAGCAAAAAACAAACTAACAGCTCAAAGAACTGAATCTGGTTTGTATTATGTAATTGATGTTCCGGGAACAGGAACTCAACCTACTGCAAAATCAAACGTTACTGTAGCGTATAGAGGTACATTTACTAACGGAACTGTATTCGACCAAAGTAATTCAGATGGAATTTCTTTTAACTTATATGAAGTTATACCTGGCTGGACAGAAGGAATTCCTTTTTTCAAGACTGGAGGAAGCGGTATTCTTTTAGTTCCTTCAAGACTTGCTTACGGAAACGGTGGCAGAGAAAAAATTCCTGGAGGAGCAGTTCTTATTTTCGATGTTAAATTGATCAAAGTAAACAACTAA
- a CDS encoding SDR family NAD(P)-dependent oxidoreductase: MLKEEIEGTSKISSEEINRCIAILAQLNTNTDQIFDIPKEQRIALIKEAGMFSRPDRDEFSRRVKDGLQAAKRKKEKKDKTARKETGIRHAREASIFVAPKLLALNDLAHKEQLELETPRNCYVCKTEFTKMHHFYDTMCTDCGDFNYAKRFQTADVKGQVAIITGSRLKIGYHITLMLLRGGATVIATTRFPVDSALRFAKEEDFMDWGHRLKIHGLDLRHIPSVEIFCNFIEQKYERLDILINNAAQTVRRPAGFYSHLMQNEELPISALPKQAQELLGDHLNCLDELKILTSGASSNENMPVTWHGPEPGIGLRASAQLSQIPYSFDNALVANEVFPEGELDADLQQVDLRKTNSWRLRLGQIETTEMIEVQLVNSVAPFVLCNRLSEVMKKDNTGKKHIINVSAMEGKFHRFFKEDRHPHTNMAKAALNMLTHTSSGTLAKHGIFMNAVDTGWVTDEDPAELAKKKQELEDFQPPLDIVDGAARVMDPLFDGINTGKHWCGKFLKDYNPIPW, encoded by the coding sequence ATGTTGAAGGAAGAAATAGAAGGTACAAGTAAGATATCTTCTGAAGAAATTAATCGATGCATTGCTATTTTAGCACAATTGAATACTAATACAGATCAGATATTTGATATTCCGAAAGAGCAAAGAATTGCTTTGATTAAAGAAGCAGGAATGTTTTCGCGACCTGACAGAGATGAGTTTTCCCGAAGAGTAAAAGACGGACTTCAGGCTGCCAAACGAAAAAAAGAAAAGAAAGACAAAACCGCACGTAAAGAAACCGGAATTCGTCATGCGCGTGAAGCCAGTATTTTTGTAGCGCCTAAATTATTGGCGCTAAATGATCTTGCTCATAAAGAACAATTAGAACTCGAAACTCCAAGAAATTGCTACGTTTGTAAAACAGAATTTACTAAAATGCATCACTTCTACGATACGATGTGTACCGATTGCGGTGATTTTAATTATGCTAAACGTTTCCAGACCGCTGATGTAAAAGGTCAAGTTGCCATTATTACCGGTTCGCGTTTAAAAATTGGTTATCATATTACTTTAATGCTTTTGCGTGGCGGAGCAACTGTTATTGCTACAACCCGTTTTCCGGTAGATTCGGCTTTGCGTTTTGCGAAGGAAGAGGATTTTATGGATTGGGGACATCGCTTAAAAATTCATGGTTTAGATTTAAGACATATACCAAGTGTGGAGATTTTTTGCAATTTTATTGAACAAAAATACGAACGCCTGGATATTTTAATAAATAATGCGGCTCAAACTGTGAGACGTCCGGCAGGATTTTATTCGCATTTAATGCAAAATGAAGAATTGCCAATAAGTGCATTGCCTAAACAAGCGCAGGAATTATTAGGAGATCATTTGAATTGTCTGGACGAATTAAAAATTCTGACAAGTGGCGCTTCATCCAACGAAAATATGCCGGTAACCTGGCACGGACCTGAACCCGGAATTGGTTTGCGCGCTTCGGCTCAATTATCTCAAATTCCGTATTCTTTTGATAATGCATTGGTGGCGAATGAAGTTTTTCCGGAAGGAGAACTCGATGCCGATTTACAGCAAGTCGATTTGCGTAAAACAAATAGCTGGCGTTTGCGTTTAGGGCAAATTGAAACTACAGAAATGATCGAAGTACAATTGGTAAACTCTGTTGCGCCTTTTGTATTGTGTAACCGACTTTCGGAAGTTATGAAGAAAGATAATACAGGGAAAAAACATATCATTAATGTTTCGGCAATGGAAGGGAAGTTTCATCGCTTTTTTAAAGAAGACCGTCATCCGCATACCAATATGGCAAAAGCCGCTTTGAATATGTTAACGCATACGTCATCTGGAACTTTGGCCAAACATGGTATTTTTATGAATGCTGTTGATACTGGTTGGGTAACAGATGAAGATCCTGCCGAATTGGCGAAAAAGAAACAGGAATTAGAAGATTTTCAACCTCCATTGGATATTGTCGATGGCGCTGCACGCGTTATGGATCCTTTGTTTGACGGAATCAATACAGGAAAGCATTGGTGCGGAAAGTTTCTGAAAGATTACAACCCGATTCCCTGGTAG